One part of the Sander vitreus isolate 19-12246 chromosome 10, sanVit1, whole genome shotgun sequence genome encodes these proteins:
- the nme5 gene encoding nucleoside diphosphate kinase homolog 5 isoform X1, producing the protein MPGKMDQASYPRIFVERTLALIKPDAIHKSEEIEDIVLKSGFIILQRRKLQLSPEQCSDFYADQYGKLFFPSLTAFMSSGPIVAMTLARDNAIAHWKSIIGPVNSTKARETHPECLRAKYGTSDLKNALHGSESFHAAEREIKFMFPNSVIEPFPSREATAEYLSRYVNPTLLRGLTELCKYKPHNPCIWLADWLINNNPNQPQICDGAILEEAQ; encoded by the exons ATGCCGGGAAAGATGGACCAAGCTTCTTATCCTCGCATCTTTGTGGAAAGAACTCTGGCCCTTATTAAACCAGATGCCATCCACAAATCTGAGGAGATTGAGGACATTGTGCTCAAATCGGGCTTCATTATCCTGCAG AGGCGAAAGCTGCAGCTAAGTCCAGAGCAGTGCAGTGACTTCTACGCAGACCAATATGGAAAGCTCTTCTTTCCCAGCTTGACTGCCTTCATGAGCTCTGGCCCCATCGTTGCCATGACTCTGGCCCGCGACAATGCCATCGCCCACTGGAAGTCCATCATAGGGCCTGTCAACAGCACCAAGGCCAGAGAAACTCATCCAGAGTG CCTTAGAGCAAAATATGGCACTTCTGACCTTAAAAATGCACTCCATGGCAGCGAGTCTTTTCATGCGGCTGAAAGGGAGATCAAATTCATGTTCCCAAACT CTGTAATCGAGCCTTTTCCCTCAAGAGAAGCCACGGCAGAATACCTGAGCAGGTATGTAAACCCAACTCTGCTACGTGGACTCACTGAGCTCTGCAAGTACAAGCCACACAATCCCTGT ATTTGGCTTGCTGACTGGCTGATCAACAACAATCCAAACCAGCCTCAAATATGTGATGGAGCCATTCTGGAAGAAGCACAATAA
- the nme5 gene encoding nucleoside diphosphate kinase homolog 5 isoform X2 has product MPGKMDQASYPRIFVERTLALIKPDAIHKSEEIEDIVLKSGFIILQRRKLQLSPEQCSDFYADQYGKLFFPSLTAFMSSGPIVAMTLARDNAIAHWKSIIGPVNSTKARETHPECLRAKYGTSDLKNALHGSESFHAAEREIKFMFPNSVIEPFPSREATAEYLSRFGLLTG; this is encoded by the exons ATGCCGGGAAAGATGGACCAAGCTTCTTATCCTCGCATCTTTGTGGAAAGAACTCTGGCCCTTATTAAACCAGATGCCATCCACAAATCTGAGGAGATTGAGGACATTGTGCTCAAATCGGGCTTCATTATCCTGCAG AGGCGAAAGCTGCAGCTAAGTCCAGAGCAGTGCAGTGACTTCTACGCAGACCAATATGGAAAGCTCTTCTTTCCCAGCTTGACTGCCTTCATGAGCTCTGGCCCCATCGTTGCCATGACTCTGGCCCGCGACAATGCCATCGCCCACTGGAAGTCCATCATAGGGCCTGTCAACAGCACCAAGGCCAGAGAAACTCATCCAGAGTG CCTTAGAGCAAAATATGGCACTTCTGACCTTAAAAATGCACTCCATGGCAGCGAGTCTTTTCATGCGGCTGAAAGGGAGATCAAATTCATGTTCCCAAACT CTGTAATCGAGCCTTTTCCCTCAAGAGAAGCCACGGCAGAATACCTGAGCAG ATTTGGCTTGCTGACTGGCTGA
- the rack1 gene encoding small ribosomal subunit protein RACK1, which produces MTEQMTVRGTLKGHSGWVTQIATTPQYPDMILSASRDKSIIMWKLTRDETNYGIPQRSLMGHSHFVSDVVISSDGQFALSGAWDGCLRLWDLTTGLTTRQFVGHTKDVLSVAFSADNRQIVSGSRDKTIKLWNTLGVCKYTIQDEGHSEWTSCVRFSPNSSNPIIVSCGWDKMVKVWNLANCKLKTNHIGHTGFLNTVTVSPDGSLCASGGRDGQAMLWDLNEGKHLYTLDSGDTINALCFSPNRYWLCAATGPSIKIWDLEGKIIVDELRQEVISTNSKAEPPQCTSLAWSADGQTLFAGYTDNLIRVWQVTIGTR; this is translated from the exons ATGACCGAGCAGATGACAGTAAGGGGGACCCTTAAGGGGCACAGTGGATGGGTCACCCAGATTGCCACGACGCCCCAGTATCCCGACATGATTCTGTCCGCGTCCCGAG ACAAGTCTATCATCATGTGGAAGCTGACCCGTGATGAAACCAACTATGGCATTCCCCAGCGCTCCTTGATGGGCCACTCTCACTTTGTAAGTGATGTGGTCATCTCCTCAGATGGACAGTTTGCCCTGTCCGGTGCCTGGGATGGGTGCCTCCGCCTGTGGGACCTCACCAC TGGCCTCACCACCCGCCAATTTGTTGGACACACCAAGGATGTTCTGAGCGTGGCTTTTTCTGCTGATAATCGCCAGATTGTGTCTGGCTCCCGGGACAAGACCATCAAGCTGTGGAACACTCTTGGAGTCTGCAAGTACACTATCCAG GATGAGGGCCATTCTGAGTGGACATCTTGCGTGCGCTTCTCCCCCAACAGCAGCAACCCCATCATTGTCTCCTGCGGCTGGGACAAGATGGTCAAG GTGTGGAACCTGGCCAACTGCAAGCTGAAGACCAACCACATTGGCCACACTGGCTTCCTGAACACAGTGACTGTCTCTCCTGATGGTTCCTTGTGTGCATCTGGTGGAagg GATGGCCAGGCCATGCTGTGGGACCTGAATGAGGGCAAGCACCTCTACACCCTGGACAGTGGTGACACCATCAATGCCCTCTGCTTCAGCCCCAACCGTTACTGGCTGTGTGCCGCTACTGGCCCCAGTATCAAGATTTGG GATCTGGAGGGCAAGATCATTGTGGATGAGCTGAGACAGGAAGTGATCAGCACAAACAGCAAGGCTGAACCCCCACAGTGTACTTCCCTGGCATGGTCTGCTGATGGACAG aCCCTGTTTGCTGGCTACACTGACAACCTGATCAGAGTGTGGCAGGTCACTATTGGAACTCGATAA